DNA sequence from the Candidatus Equadaptatus faecalis genome:
TCCTTAAGCCGCAGTCTGTGCGGAGACTTTCGAGAAAGCCGATGCAGTGCTGGTTTGAGGTTGTTCTGAACGAGGGCATAAAGCGCGAAATACGCCTTATGGTCAGAACGCTCGGCAACGACGTGAGACATCTTGTCCGCAGAAAAATCGGAAAGCTTGTGCTGAAGGATTTGCAGCCGGGAGAGTACGTTTCGGTGTCAAAGGAAAAACTGCTCGACTACGTTAAAAACGGGAAAGAAATATAAATCACTTTTGCTGCGCGGCGCTTGAAAGTCCGGAGAACTCTTTTGCAGGTGAAAGCTTCCGCAAGTGAATTTTCTCAAGTGAATGTTTTATAAGTGAACCTTCTAAAAAAAACGCTTTTCAGCGTTTTTTGTTTTTTTTACAATCCCAGCCAAAACGCCGCGTACGCCGCTATTACCGACAGCAGCATTGCATAGAACGAGTTGTCCGTGAAACAGCTGACGGCAAACGCCGCTATTGCCCCGCAAAGAGCGATGTGCGCGTTTCCTGTCGCGCTTAAAACGTCAGGAACAACCAAGGCGCTCAAAACCGCAAAAGGAATGTAGTAGAAAAGGGAATTTACGAACGGCGGGAATTTCCTGCCGCCGATAAACAGCATGGGAAGCACGCGGTAGGGCACCGTGACAAAAATGAGCAGCAGGGTGACAAGCACAGGACGGGACATTAGTTGTTGTCCTCCGTTTCAGTGTGCGGCCACAGAGCAGACGCGCTGCAGGAAGCGATAATGGTGGAAATGAGTATGCTCCAGCCCATGTTGATGTTCTTCGTCGCAGGCAGTATGCGGATAATCGTGTTTATGCCCGCCGAGGTGAGGACGGTAAAAAGCACCGGACGCGCTTTTTTCGCCGCGGGAACAAGAAGCCCTATGAACATGCCGTAAAGCGCAAGGCTCATGCTTGCCTGAAGCTCGGAGGAAATGAAACCTACGCCGTGTTTGCCGAGCAGAATACCTGTTACGGTGCCCAGCTGCCAGCCCGGGTAGGCGATGGCGTTAAGCCCTGTCATATAGCAGTACGGGATTTTCCCAGGTTCTCCTATGGTTGCTATACTGAATGCCTCGTCGGCGGTCGTGAAGCCTATCAGCGCTCTCCACCACGCGGGGCAGCCCGTTCCAAGCCGTCTTGAAACCGTTGAACACTGCAGAAAATAGCGGGCGTTGAGGATTGCGTTTGTAAGCACTATTTCAAAATTCGAGGCTCCGGCAAGGTAGAGGGTAACAGCGGCAAATTCTCCCGCACCGGCGAGAATCAGCATTGACATAAGCAGCCCTTCCCACACGGAAAAGCCTGCTTTGTTCATCAGCAGCCCGAGAGCTGTGCTGCAAATGAAATATGCGGTACAAATGGGAGAGCCCATTTTTAAACCGCGCAAAAACTCTTTCTGCCTGAT
Encoded proteins:
- a CDS encoding AzlD domain-containing protein produces the protein MSRPVLVTLLLIFVTVPYRVLPMLFIGGRKFPPFVNSLFYYIPFAVLSALVVPDVLSATGNAHIALCGAIAAFAVSCFTDNSFYAMLLSVIAAYAAFWLGL
- a CDS encoding AzlC family ABC transporter permease codes for the protein MYDKIRQKEFLRGLKMGSPICTAYFICSTALGLLMNKAGFSVWEGLLMSMLILAGAGEFAAVTLYLAGASNFEIVLTNAILNARYFLQCSTVSRRLGTGCPAWWRALIGFTTADEAFSIATIGEPGKIPYCYMTGLNAIAYPGWQLGTVTGILLGKHGVGFISSELQASMSLALYGMFIGLLVPAAKKARPVLFTVLTSAGINTIIRILPATKNINMGWSILISTIIASCSASALWPHTETEDNN